CCGATCGTTCAGGCCTTACCTGTCCCTATATCTTCGATTATCCTGCTTCTCCAGAGCTTTCTGCTTCACTTGAAGGCAAGGTGATTGATCCCATGACCATCAAGCAGGCAACAGATCAGCTCACGGAGCAATACGAACAGGTGATTATCGAGGGTGTGGGTGGTTTGTATGTTCCGCTGAATGCCGAAACCACTGTACTGGACTACCTGCAGGCGCAGGATTACCCAACCGTGTTGGTGAGTTCGGCCAAGCTTGGAAGTATCAATCATAGCCTGATGAGCCTTGAAATCGCCAAGCAGAGAGGCCTCAATATCCGTGGCATAATCTATAACCGCATTGCCGACCACACCGAGCTGATCGCCGAGGATACCCGACGTGTACTCCTCAAATACCTGAAGCAATTCGGCTTTCCTGAGGTCCTCATTGAAATCCCCAAAGTCGATGAAAACGGCGCCATCCCAGCCATTGATTTCAGCCCACTGATCCAGTCCTGAAGGGCATAAAAAAAGCATCATTATTCAAGTCCGAAGGCTTAAATAATGATGCCAAAAATAAAAAGCATTAGAGTCGTTGATTACTCTTAAAAACACGAAAAATTAACAAATATGAAAAACTAAAAAGCTGTTGATGTCCAT
The window above is part of the Persicobacter psychrovividus genome. Proteins encoded here:
- the bioD gene encoding dethiobiotin synthase codes for the protein MNKPIFITAIDTDAGKTYATGLLAKYLQDQGCNVITQKLSQTGCKDTSEDIEMHRKLMGIPMQEADRSGLTCPYIFDYPASPELSASLEGKVIDPMTIKQATDQLTEQYEQVIIEGVGGLYVPLNAETTVLDYLQAQDYPTVLVSSAKLGSINHSLMSLEIAKQRGLNIRGIIYNRIADHTELIAEDTRRVLLKYLKQFGFPEVLIEIPKVDENGAIPAIDFSPLIQS